The Chloroflexus aggregans DSM 9485 genome segment TAGGAACCAGCACGACCGATACCCCACCGGCCCTGATTCATATGACGTTCGACGGCACACGATGGTTATCGCCGCGAATCGTGATGCAGAACGAGCTATACCCTGAATTGCCACGACTGGCGATCTACAATGGCAATCAACTGCACGCTGTCTGGTTTACGCGGTCGAGTTTGTTTGAAGCTAAGAAGTCGAATAAACGGCCGGTCTATCAAATTTGGTATAGCACTGCACAACTCAACCTACCGGCCCAACCCGGTATTCCGCTCTTTACTCCAACACCGGTCACAACCACACCAACCGCTGTGGCCGGCGTTGTAGTTATGCCAACGGCCACCCCTATTGTGTTACCCGATGAGATACGTCACGCACCTGCCTTGCAAGAACCAATGCGCTGGGAGTTGTATGGTTTACAGGCGATCGGTATTGCTTTGATATTGACCATCATCGGTATTGGCGTCATCGGTGGACTAATCATGATCAGGCGGTCACACCGATAGAGATGGAGGAGAGTACGCATGGCCATTACCCAGCCCAAAAAGATAACCGTCACGATTCAATCAACCGCACGCCGGTTGTTGATTGATGCGGCCGAGTGGCGCTTTTACGGGTGGGTCATTCTTGGCTTACTCATCGTGATTTGGGCGCCAATAGTGTTTGCTTTTGTCACCGCACCGCCTGACCGTCAGTTTATGGGTGTGATCGATGGGGTACCGGATCACAACCAATATTTTGCGTGGATGCGCAGCTTTACTACAGCGAATCTCGCGGCAAACCGGCTCACTCCAGAACCGAATGAGCCGGCGTTTTTCAATCTGCTGTGGTGGGTAACTGCACGATTGAGCGTGATCACCGGCGTATCGTACATTATCGCCTATACCATCTTGCGTCTAGTAGCGATCCTTTCGCTCATCGGCAGTCTGCTGATCTTTTTACAACTCATGGTTGATCAGCCGCGCCAACGTCAGATCGCTTTCTGGCTAATTTGCACCAGCAGTGGCCTCGGTGTGATTTGGATTGTGATCAAATATCTCGTCGGTTTACCTGAGGCACCTTTCCCTATTAGCATTTACACCGTTGAGCCAAATACGCTGATGATCATGCAGGCCTTTCCACACTTCACTATGGCACTTGCGTTGATCATCACGATCTTTAGCTTAATGTGGTTAGGATGGCGCAAACAACAATTACGCTACGCCATCGGCGCCGGTATCGTGGGAGCAGTGTTAGCACTGCAACATGCCTACGATTTGCTGATCGTCTATAGCATGTTAGGCCTCTTCGGCCTGCTGATTTGGTGGCGCGACCGGCGTTTTCCTAGTCTACTTTTCCAACAGGGTGTGATATTAGTGTTCTTTTCAGCGCCAGGGGCACTCTATCTGGCCTATCTAGTCGCGAATGAGCCGATTTGGGGGCGTAAACTTGAACAGTTCGATAATGCCGGTGTGTTTACGCCCAACCCGGCGTTGCTGGTAATATTGCTCGGTGTACCGTTCGTGCTCGCCCTCGCCGGTCTCCGTCGGCGCATGTTTCGTAGCGCCGACGATCGCGATATGTTGATCGCTGCTTGGTTTGTGGTTCACTTTGTGTTGATGTACTTACCGCTGAAATTTCAGATTCATATGTTGCTTGGTGTGCAAGTACCAATGGTGTTGCTCGCAACACGCTATCTCGATGAACGGCTTATTCCGGCCTTGCGTCGGGGTGGGCGGTATGCGTTGGGATTGGGCGTAGCCGCCGTATTCGGTCTGAGTATTGTCACGAGCGTGTATATCCAAGGATGGCGTTTTGTGTACCTGGCACGCTACGAGCAACCGCACTACCTGACCAATGATGAATTGGCTGCATTACAATGGCTACAACAGCATACCACTGCCGATGATGTGGTCTTAGCCGATATTGAGCTAGGACAATTCGTGCCGGTTTGGAGCGATGCACGGGCGTATATCGCCCATTGGGCGGGCACGCTCAACTTTTTTAGCCGACGGGATAACGCCCGTACCGTCCTTGACCCGACTACCTCATCCGATCAACGTCAGCGGATTCTTGCTGCAGATGGTGTGTCGTATGTGGTAATGCGCGACCGCGACGGGTCTCGTACTGCGCTAAGCCAGGATAACCATCTGGTCGTGGTGTACGAGAACGCAACGGTGTCGGTGTATCGAGTACGGCGGTGAGATGAAGAGGGCACGGATGAAGACGGATGCGACGGATAGGCACGGATGGGAACAGATGGGGGGAGGGGAGGGGACACGGATCGGGACGGATGAAGCGGACACGGATTGAGACGGATGAAGCGGACACGGATCGGGACGGATGAGACGGATAGGCACGGATGGGAGGAAATAACATACAATACAAACAATACAAACGCTCGCGATCCGTGGGCATCCGTCTAATCCGTTACATCCGCGTGCTTTCGCTCGCGATCCGTGAGCATCCGTCCA includes the following:
- a CDS encoding glycosyltransferase family protein codes for the protein MAITQPKKITVTIQSTARRLLIDAAEWRFYGWVILGLLIVIWAPIVFAFVTAPPDRQFMGVIDGVPDHNQYFAWMRSFTTANLAANRLTPEPNEPAFFNLLWWVTARLSVITGVSYIIAYTILRLVAILSLIGSLLIFLQLMVDQPRQRQIAFWLICTSSGLGVIWIVIKYLVGLPEAPFPISIYTVEPNTLMIMQAFPHFTMALALIITIFSLMWLGWRKQQLRYAIGAGIVGAVLALQHAYDLLIVYSMLGLFGLLIWWRDRRFPSLLFQQGVILVFFSAPGALYLAYLVANEPIWGRKLEQFDNAGVFTPNPALLVILLGVPFVLALAGLRRRMFRSADDRDMLIAAWFVVHFVLMYLPLKFQIHMLLGVQVPMVLLATRYLDERLIPALRRGGRYALGLGVAAVFGLSIVTSVYIQGWRFVYLARYEQPHYLTNDELAALQWLQQHTTADDVVLADIELGQFVPVWSDARAYIAHWAGTLNFFSRRDNARTVLDPTTSSDQRQRILAADGVSYVVMRDRDGSRTALSQDNHLVVVYENATVSVYRVRR